GACGGGGCAATTCAAGCGTTGAGTCCGCCAGTCGGGCGTATTGCGCAGCGCCGCCTGGCCGCGCGCGGCGGGGTGCTGTTTTCTTGAGCCGAATCCACTACAAGTCTTGCCTTTGAGTGCCGAGTCGCGGCACGATGCGCGATAACCTAAGATTAGGGCAGCATCGCGTATGCGAGATTTTCTGGCGAATGTCGCGGCGCGCGTGAGCGTGCTGAAGGGCGTCCTCCCCCTGAACCGTGCCGCGGCGGCGCGCGACGCGCTGGCCGGTGTGCAGCTTGCGTCGATGGATATTCCGCAAGTGCTGGGCTACGCGCGTATTGCCGGCATGCCGGCCGTGACGGGCCTGTACACGGTCTTTCTCCCACTGATCGCCTTTGCCTTCTTCGGCGCCTCGCGGCACCTCGTCGTGGCCGCCGACTCCGCCACCGCGACCATTTTCGCGAGCCGGCTCTCCACCATGGCGCCGCCGTCGAGCGCCGACTATGCGGCGCTTGCCGCGATGGTCGCGCTGCTGACCGCGTCGTTGCTGCTCGTCGCGCGGATTTTCAAACTGGGCTTTCTGGCCGACTTCCTGTCGCGCACCGTGCTGGTGGGTTTTCTCGCCGGAGTCGGTGTGCAGGTCGGCATCAGCATGCTGGGCGACATGTCCGGCGTGCCCGGCCGCGCCTCGCGCAGCGTCGATCAACTCATGCTGGTGGTGCGCGAGGCGGCGCACATTCATTTGCCGACGCTCGCCACGTCGCTGCTGGTGGTCGGCGCCATTCTGACGTTCAAACGCCTGGCGCCACGCGTGCCGGTGCCGTTGATCGCGGTGGTGGCGGGTATTGCCGCGAGCGATCTATACGGATTCTCGGCCCACGGCATCGCCGTGCTCGGCCCGGTGGCGGGCGGCTTGCCGCCGTTGCGCATGCCGTCGGTGACCTGGCAGCAGGTGCTCGATCTGCTGCCCGTGGCGGCATCCTGCTTCGTGATGATCGTGGCGCAAAGCGCCGCCGCGAGCCGCGTGTTCGCCGAGCGTTATCACGAATCGGTCGACACCAACGCCGATCTGCTGGGCATCGCCGCGGCCAACGCGGCAGCGGCGTTTTCAGGCGCGTTCGTGGTGAACGGCAGTCCGACGCAAACCGCCATGGCCGATCTCGCCGGCACGCGCAGCCAGTTCGCGCAGCTCGTCTTCGCCGGGGTAGTGGTCGCGGTGCTGCTGTTTTTCAGCCGATTCCTGCAGTATCTGCCGCACTGCATTCTCGCCAGCATCGTGTTTACGATCGCCATCGGTCTGATCAATCTGAGGACCTTGTTTGCGATTCGCCGCGAAAGCCCCGGTGAATGCGCGCTGGCCGTGTTCACCGCTGCGGCGGTGGTGCTGATCGGCGTCGAGCACGGCATTCTGGTGGCGGTGGCGCTCTCGCTGCTGCGTCACGTGC
Above is a genomic segment from Paraburkholderia aromaticivorans containing:
- a CDS encoding SulP family inorganic anion transporter; the encoded protein is MRDFLANVAARVSVLKGVLPLNRAAAARDALAGVQLASMDIPQVLGYARIAGMPAVTGLYTVFLPLIAFAFFGASRHLVVAADSATATIFASRLSTMAPPSSADYAALAAMVALLTASLLLVARIFKLGFLADFLSRTVLVGFLAGVGVQVGISMLGDMSGVPGRASRSVDQLMLVVREAAHIHLPTLATSLLVVGAILTFKRLAPRVPVPLIAVVAGIAASDLYGFSAHGIAVLGPVAGGLPPLRMPSVTWQQVLDLLPVAASCFVMIVAQSAAASRVFAERYHESVDTNADLLGIAAANAAAAFSGAFVVNGSPTQTAMADLAGTRSQFAQLVFAGVVVAVLLFFSRFLQYLPHCILASIVFTIAIGLINLRTLFAIRRESPGECALAVFTAAAVVLIGVEHGILVAVALSLLRHVRHSYRPHTMILVPGDHGIWVPEPAVPGMQTATGLIVYRFGADLFYANDHFFVDDARRLIREAPSKVRCFIIDASAITDIDYSAARSVGELCATLKRQGIEVFFARVNQYLRSDMDRHGITPIIDASCIFNTLHEALRAAGVVSPADR